In the genome of Carnobacterium viridans, one region contains:
- a CDS encoding sugar transferase produces MTKYYPIKSMIEWIFAAMLFLIVLPILLIVGILIKIEDPSGPVFFIQERVGKDNKLFNMYKLRSMRNPVIINEQELSHDDRMLKVGQVIRKLSLDELPQMINILKGDMSFIGPRPLLVEYLPCYNKKELRRHDVKPGISGWAQVNGRNHLSWEERFALDVEYVEKCSVLLDIKITLMTIQKVLMKADIVEKEVDYILAFDEYRKRQWEQEKVTNNVTPLFTQAVSFDSGSLVQNRKSEMQ; encoded by the coding sequence ATGACAAAGTATTATCCTATTAAATCAATGATTGAATGGATTTTTGCCGCTATGTTATTCCTAATAGTTTTACCAATCTTATTAATTGTAGGGATTTTGATAAAAATTGAAGATCCTTCTGGTCCTGTCTTCTTTATTCAAGAACGTGTCGGGAAAGACAATAAACTATTTAACATGTATAAACTACGCAGCATGAGAAACCCAGTGATAATCAATGAGCAAGAGTTGTCTCACGATGATCGTATGTTAAAGGTTGGTCAAGTTATTCGTAAATTAAGTCTTGATGAACTGCCTCAAATGATCAATATATTAAAAGGAGATATGAGTTTCATTGGTCCTAGGCCTTTATTAGTTGAATACTTACCTTGTTACAACAAGAAAGAATTGCGTCGGCACGATGTAAAGCCTGGTATTAGTGGATGGGCACAAGTAAATGGACGCAATCACTTAAGTTGGGAAGAACGTTTTGCGTTGGATGTGGAATATGTTGAAAAATGTTCAGTTTTACTTGATATAAAAATTACACTAATGACAATCCAAAAAGTTTTAATGAAAGCGGATATCGTTGAAAAAGAAGTCGATTACATCCTTGCATTTGATGAATATCGCAAAAGACAATGGGAACAAGAAAAAGTAACGAACAATGTCACGCCTTTATTTACTCAGGCGGTTTCCTTTGACTCGGGTTCATTAGTACAAAACAGGAAATCTGAAATGCAGTAA
- a CDS encoding GNAT family N-acetyltransferase, which produces MISFSETYHEYTQIEETDYYYHYQNKKLPFLYSCNRLRFKRNPTLEEFCLAEKNLTDFQRKTQQDFIYLYGPENEPFSKEIEEYLATENYTVSAEELLVIDPKDFYFTHQNEEIKVSLVENNEQLKEYLEFMYQLNLKNGMSYAHKKQKFYLDRFISPEIQQINAYLNGQVVGTVNIIISSKYIEIDHFEVAPNFQNKGIGTQIQRFIMALAKDKKVLLVVDKETKANHMYYHQGYQFCGYQLSAFKRFKSTTVINIPQNSSSIASTSL; this is translated from the coding sequence ATGATATCGTTCAGCGAGACCTATCACGAATACACGCAGATAGAAGAAACAGACTATTATTACCATTATCAAAATAAAAAACTGCCCTTTTTATATTCTTGTAATAGATTAAGATTTAAACGAAATCCTACCCTGGAAGAATTTTGTTTAGCTGAAAAGAATCTGACGGATTTTCAAAGAAAAACGCAACAAGATTTTATTTATTTATATGGACCAGAAAATGAACCTTTCTCTAAAGAGATAGAAGAGTATCTTGCAACAGAAAACTATACGGTCTCTGCTGAAGAACTGCTCGTTATTGACCCAAAGGATTTTTACTTTACTCATCAAAATGAAGAAATCAAGGTAAGTTTAGTAGAAAATAACGAGCAATTAAAAGAGTACTTAGAGTTTATGTATCAACTGAATTTAAAGAATGGAATGTCATACGCTCACAAAAAACAAAAATTTTATCTAGATCGCTTTATCTCCCCGGAAATTCAGCAAATCAATGCCTATTTAAATGGACAAGTTGTAGGAACGGTTAATATTATTATATCTTCAAAATATATTGAAATTGATCACTTTGAAGTAGCACCGAATTTTCAAAACAAAGGGATTGGAACACAAATACAAAGATTCATTATGGCATTAGCAAAAGACAAAAAAGTGTTATTAGTTGTAGATAAAGAAACTAAAGCTAACCATATGTACTATCATCAGGGCTACCAATTTTGCGGATATCAATTGTCTGCTTTCAAGCGATTTAAATCTACTACGGTCATCAATATCCCACAAAATTCCTCTTCAATTGCTTCAACCTCATTATAA
- a CDS encoding GNAT family N-acetyltransferase has product MEINFTEPYGKLYESIEEGELTVFNFESEYGKIKNMFIKRGIPFNLENKEFFDIVTPYGYGGPVIQETTDEKKLLAGYFEAFSNYCQKNNIITEFIRFDLFENTQVRDSFYGDVSLIGNNIVRDLNLPVRKDVRKTILRNAEKAKNSGIKIVLDETGEYIDDFLTVYYSTMKRTGAESYYYFNKSFFEQIHETMKGQFLYLHALMDGKTISSALVLIGKERSFGFLAGTLEDYYCYHPEALVELTTIQWLKEKGLKKYILGGGHKGEDGIYLHKKGYARSGDHPFYVGKKIHDPIIYEKLVQMRKTLGNFDKETTFFPKYRT; this is encoded by the coding sequence ATGGAAATTAATTTTACCGAGCCTTATGGAAAGTTGTATGAGTCGATTGAAGAAGGAGAATTAACAGTTTTTAATTTCGAAAGCGAGTATGGGAAAATAAAAAATATGTTTATTAAAAGGGGAATTCCGTTTAATCTAGAAAACAAAGAATTTTTTGATATTGTAACCCCATACGGTTATGGTGGGCCAGTTATTCAAGAAACCACAGATGAAAAAAAATTATTAGCAGGTTATTTTGAAGCCTTTTCAAATTATTGTCAAAAAAATAACATTATAACAGAATTTATACGCTTTGATCTATTCGAAAACACACAAGTACGGGACTCATTTTACGGGGATGTATCATTGATTGGAAACAATATCGTTAGGGATTTAAATCTGCCAGTAAGAAAAGATGTTCGTAAGACTATTTTGCGAAATGCAGAAAAGGCTAAAAATAGCGGGATAAAAATTGTTCTGGATGAGACCGGGGAGTATATTGATGATTTTTTAACGGTTTATTATTCAACAATGAAACGTACCGGTGCAGAAAGTTATTATTACTTTAACAAATCTTTTTTTGAACAAATCCACGAAACAATGAAGGGTCAATTTCTTTATCTCCATGCTTTAATGGATGGAAAAACTATTTCTTCAGCACTAGTATTAATTGGTAAAGAAAGATCATTTGGGTTTTTAGCGGGAACACTTGAGGATTACTACTGCTACCATCCAGAAGCTTTGGTAGAATTGACGACTATCCAGTGGCTAAAAGAGAAAGGGTTAAAGAAATACATTCTAGGTGGTGGTCATAAAGGCGAAGACGGAATATACCTACATAAAAAAGGCTATGCTAGAAGTGGAGATCATCCATTTTATGTAGGAAAAAAAATACATGATCCAATTATTTATGAAAAATTAGTTCAGATGCGTAAAACACTAGGTAATTTTGATAAGGAAACTACTTTTTTTCCAAAGTATCGAACTTAA
- a CDS encoding four-helix bundle copper-binding protein, translating into MQEQLVKISEKMFECQRVCNECFDACLKEDHVQMMAECIRLDRECADICAFASTAITRESALSTDLIALCATICQACGKECEKHEHDHCQRCAKVCLECAELCRSYA; encoded by the coding sequence ATGCAAGAACAATTAGTAAAAATCTCGGAAAAAATGTTTGAGTGTCAACGTGTTTGTAATGAATGTTTTGATGCTTGTCTAAAAGAAGACCACGTTCAAATGATGGCAGAATGTATACGTTTAGACAGAGAATGTGCAGATATATGTGCATTTGCTTCAACAGCAATAACTCGTGAAAGTGCCTTATCAACTGACCTAATCGCTTTATGTGCGACTATCTGTCAGGCTTGCGGAAAAGAATGTGAAAAGCATGAGCATGATCACTGTCAAAGATGCGCAAAAGTTTGTTTAGAATGCGCAGAACTATGTAGAAGTTACGCATAA
- a CDS encoding Cof-type HAD-IIB family hydrolase, which translates to MIKLIAIDMDGTLLNEQHLVTDKVKKAITKASEAGIRIVLCTGRPVQAVYEYLKELELPQDEEDYVISLNGTVVQKTTTWEIVYSHELNHDHLKQAERLIEPFEMNFTYFDEKEYYYTGAPTEMLQFDADLLGMEKVHLPLEKLPHDLTVFKAMYVASETELDRLASSLPSFIVEYFYPIRSLSYVLELLPKNANKGEALTGLATKLGFSMDEVMAIGDGENDLDMMKVAGTSVAMGNAVDSIKQVAKHETKSNQEDGVAHAIYEWAIQN; encoded by the coding sequence TTGATTAAGTTAATTGCAATCGATATGGATGGAACATTATTAAATGAGCAGCATTTGGTTACAGATAAAGTTAAAAAGGCGATAACCAAAGCAAGTGAAGCAGGTATTAGAATTGTTTTATGTACAGGAAGACCTGTTCAAGCGGTTTATGAGTACCTAAAAGAATTAGAATTGCCTCAGGATGAAGAAGATTATGTTATTTCATTAAACGGTACAGTCGTACAAAAGACTACGACATGGGAAATTGTGTATTCACATGAATTAAATCATGATCATTTAAAGCAAGCGGAACGATTGATTGAACCTTTTGAGATGAACTTTACTTATTTTGATGAAAAGGAATACTATTACACAGGCGCACCAACGGAAATGCTGCAATTTGATGCTGATCTATTAGGTATGGAAAAAGTCCATTTGCCATTAGAAAAATTACCGCATGATCTGACTGTTTTTAAAGCAATGTATGTAGCATCAGAAACGGAACTTGACCGCCTAGCTTCTTCTTTGCCATCTTTTATCGTTGAGTACTTTTATCCTATACGAAGCTTATCGTATGTTTTAGAATTATTGCCGAAAAATGCGAATAAAGGTGAAGCATTGACAGGTTTGGCAACTAAACTTGGTTTTTCTATGGATGAAGTAATGGCAATTGGTGATGGAGAGAACGATTTAGACATGATGAAAGTAGCCGGTACAAGCGTTGCTATGGGCAATGCGGTAGACTCCATTAAACAAGTTGCTAAACATGAAACTAAATCTAATCAAGAAGATGGTGTGGCCCATGCAATTTATGAGTGGGCAATACAAAATTAA
- a CDS encoding VanZ family protein, translating into MKVENRRPTKIFPWLIVLGWMSLIFYFSHQVQQQSWDLSHTVLGISIQVIKVTQVIVVIGLAGFAIVKLKKRGVTIGIKELLLIFLVGYFVYSLSIGVRQALVPPDLHHFIRKNAHFFIYLILGVLVKYALNSTGVSEFKSVTISLLICVAYAFSDEIHQLVVPGRGGQLSDVVIDSYGAGLGILLQLTFVKFISKKALNQKTLETKVAE; encoded by the coding sequence ATGAAAGTTGAAAATAGAAGACCAACAAAAATTTTTCCGTGGCTAATCGTTCTAGGTTGGATGAGTTTGATTTTTTATTTTTCACATCAAGTTCAACAACAATCTTGGGATTTAAGTCATACGGTTTTAGGCATCAGTATACAAGTTATTAAGGTAACTCAAGTAATTGTAGTGATTGGTTTAGCTGGCTTTGCTATAGTTAAATTAAAAAAACGCGGAGTAACGATTGGAATAAAAGAACTATTATTGATTTTCCTTGTAGGTTATTTTGTGTATAGTTTGTCTATTGGAGTAAGACAGGCTCTTGTTCCGCCAGATTTGCATCATTTTATCCGGAAAAATGCTCATTTTTTCATCTACCTGATTCTAGGAGTTTTAGTGAAATACGCATTAAACAGTACTGGAGTATCGGAATTCAAATCGGTAACGATTAGTTTGCTCATATGTGTAGCTTATGCTTTTTCAGATGAGATCCATCAGTTGGTGGTACCCGGTCGAGGTGGTCAATTAAGCGATGTGGTCATTGATAGCTATGGAGCAGGATTGGGCATTCTTTTGCAACTAACTTTTGTCAAATTTATCTCTAAAAAAGCATTAAACCAAAAAACACTTGAAACTAAAGTAGCTGAGTAA
- a CDS encoding M protein trans-acting positive regulator PRD domain-containing protein translates to MREVLDASERRKLEVVEYLYFTGGWVTLKELAQKTVGSERILKQDMLQLRDYFSKEVLQTSHLGVRLVLPSHKDCDDLYRYFLSNSLAFKFVEMLIYDETKTVFELAEELYISSSTLFRLIKKLNLSLADYYVQVQTNPCKLISENEESIRYFYISYFSERYNNLEWPFKTINQTIFEQLLTFIAKKNNIPLNFADFKRLKLWTAIPYLRVKQGHHVAIKSSNYSKMIPDFSKFQPLTGIIEKKLAITLNNEFIEQVFSIFINNNFKFSYESLIEDTKTDPTVKERVSHHATLLHNLSNQIGIPILNYQHLLTEMFNISHFVFKSKEGQFPPPYILFNSKKDFVQSMEEKFPDFITLAFSNLKEYEKKTHEKYSETARYEIIYTLLIHWDHLIPELYNQKDKVRLLIVSDFDIEHAKMVQDLLHRFFKNEIITTLYTNPTFSLKQLNNHAYDILITTFTLPFDDKTIEQSCICIRNVPTKRNLTDIALAIEQQYKLKKHPFKSKVQKFIQF, encoded by the coding sequence ATGCGTGAAGTGTTAGATGCAAGTGAACGTAGAAAATTAGAAGTCGTCGAGTATCTTTATTTTACTGGAGGCTGGGTGACTCTAAAGGAACTTGCCCAAAAAACAGTCGGTTCTGAAAGAATTTTAAAACAGGATATGCTTCAACTGCGTGACTACTTTTCTAAAGAAGTGTTGCAAACTTCTCATCTTGGGGTTCGTCTGGTTCTACCTTCGCATAAAGATTGCGATGATCTTTACCGATATTTTTTATCAAACAGCTTAGCGTTTAAATTTGTAGAAATGCTTATTTATGATGAAACGAAAACCGTATTTGAATTAGCTGAAGAATTATATATCAGTTCATCTACATTATTTCGTCTCATAAAAAAATTAAACCTATCTTTAGCAGATTATTACGTTCAAGTGCAGACAAACCCTTGCAAGCTGATCAGTGAAAACGAAGAAAGTATCCGTTATTTTTATATCAGTTATTTTTCGGAACGATACAATAATCTAGAATGGCCATTTAAAACCATTAATCAAACTATTTTTGAACAATTGCTGACTTTTATTGCAAAAAAAAACAATATCCCATTAAATTTTGCTGATTTTAAACGTTTGAAACTTTGGACAGCTATCCCTTACTTACGGGTTAAACAAGGTCATCATGTAGCTATAAAGTCTTCTAATTATTCCAAAATGATTCCAGATTTTTCAAAATTTCAACCTTTAACAGGAATAATCGAAAAAAAATTAGCTATTACACTTAATAACGAATTCATTGAACAAGTTTTTTCAATTTTTATTAACAATAATTTCAAATTCAGCTACGAATCTTTAATTGAGGATACTAAAACCGATCCTACTGTTAAAGAACGAGTCTCTCATCATGCCACTTTGCTGCATAATTTATCAAATCAAATTGGAATACCCATACTTAATTATCAACACTTATTGACAGAGATGTTTAATATTTCGCATTTTGTATTCAAGTCAAAAGAAGGACAATTCCCGCCTCCTTATATTTTATTTAATTCAAAAAAAGATTTTGTTCAATCGATGGAAGAAAAGTTTCCTGATTTTATAACACTAGCTTTTTCAAATTTAAAAGAATATGAAAAAAAGACACATGAAAAATATAGTGAAACTGCTAGATATGAAATCATCTATACTTTACTCATACATTGGGATCACTTGATACCAGAACTTTATAACCAAAAAGATAAAGTCCGATTATTGATTGTAAGTGATTTCGATATTGAGCATGCTAAAATGGTTCAAGATTTATTGCATCGTTTTTTCAAAAATGAAATTATTACTACTCTCTATACCAATCCTACATTTTCATTGAAACAGCTTAATAACCATGCTTACGATATTTTAATTACCACTTTTACACTTCCCTTTGATGATAAAACAATTGAGCAAAGTTGTATTTGCATCCGAAATGTTCCAACAAAGCGCAACTTAACAGATATCGCTCTAGCAATTGAACAGCAATACAAACTTAAAAAGCACCCTTTTAAAAGTAAAGTGCAAAAATTCATTCAGTTCTAA
- a CDS encoding dihydrofolate reductase family protein: protein MRRIIMNLAMSLDGFIANEDGSFEWIKGYEDDTLNTDNQYNYETLLEDIDIVVMGNRCYEQDMHLEFKAKTIYVATHSTITDYDNIKFCGEDIIEVIKEEQLKPGKDIMLFGGGQLINTFLKADCIDEYIIGLIPVILGAGRPLFYSGHPPIELKLEEYIVDNGIIILRYMNR, encoded by the coding sequence ATGAGACGGATCATTATGAACTTAGCAATGAGTTTAGATGGCTTTATCGCTAATGAAGATGGCAGCTTTGAATGGATCAAAGGGTACGAAGACGATACATTAAATACAGATAATCAATACAATTATGAAACATTGTTAGAAGATATTGATATTGTTGTGATGGGGAATAGGTGTTATGAACAAGATATGCACCTGGAATTCAAAGCGAAAACCATTTATGTGGCTACTCATTCGACGATCACTGATTATGATAATATTAAATTTTGTGGCGAAGATATCATCGAGGTCATCAAAGAAGAGCAATTAAAGCCAGGTAAAGACATTATGTTATTTGGTGGTGGCCAGCTTATTAATACCTTTTTAAAAGCAGATTGTATTGATGAGTATATTATTGGGCTAATTCCAGTGATTCTAGGGGCTGGCCGTCCATTATTTTACAGCGGACATCCACCAATTGAGTTGAAATTGGAAGAATATATTGTAGATAATGGAATCATTATTTTGAGGTATATGAACAGATAA
- a CDS encoding VOC family protein, with the protein MQKIVTHLWFDKEALEAAEFYTNLFDHSSIDSVVTLNDTPSGSAESIVFTLAGQSFMSISAGPIFKLNPSVSLQVVCKTLAEVDHLWKQLSKGGSIMMPLDAYPFSEKYGWTEDKYGLSWQIMYLPDQLIAQKITPTLLFTDKQYGKAKEAIEFYTSVFTNAAIDGLSYYGENDEQGQGGKLMYGAFNLEGQNFVAMDSAVAHGFEFSEAISFLVNCDTQEEIDYYWEKLSFVPEAEQCGWLKDKFGFSWQVSPTIMNDMMNTKNRVQLDRVTQAFLPMKKMNIAELKKAYEG; encoded by the coding sequence ATGCAAAAAATTGTTACGCATCTTTGGTTTGATAAAGAGGCTCTTGAAGCAGCAGAATTTTACACAAATTTATTTGATCATTCTTCTATTGACAGTGTGGTAACTCTTAATGATACTCCTTCTGGATCGGCAGAGAGCATCGTGTTCACTTTAGCTGGCCAAAGTTTTATGTCCATTTCAGCTGGTCCAATATTTAAGTTGAATCCATCTGTTTCTTTGCAAGTCGTTTGTAAAACTTTAGCAGAAGTAGATCATTTATGGAAACAACTATCCAAAGGAGGTTCCATAATGATGCCGCTTGATGCTTATCCATTTAGCGAAAAATATGGCTGGACAGAAGATAAGTATGGTCTCTCTTGGCAAATTATGTATTTGCCCGATCAATTGATTGCGCAAAAAATCACGCCAACTCTGTTATTTACAGATAAACAGTATGGCAAAGCAAAAGAGGCAATCGAATTTTACACGTCAGTCTTTACTAATGCGGCCATTGACGGGTTGAGTTATTATGGTGAGAATGATGAACAAGGACAAGGTGGAAAATTGATGTATGGAGCGTTTAATTTGGAAGGACAAAATTTTGTAGCGATGGATAGTGCCGTTGCACATGGATTTGAATTTTCTGAAGCCATTTCTTTTCTAGTCAACTGTGATACGCAAGAAGAAATTGATTACTATTGGGAAAAACTCTCTTTTGTGCCTGAAGCTGAGCAATGTGGCTGGTTGAAAGATAAGTTCGGATTCTCATGGCAAGTTTCGCCTACGATCATGAATGACATGATGAATACAAAAAACCGTGTGCAATTAGATCGTGTGACACAAGCCTTTCTTCCAATGAAAAAAATGAATATTGCCGAATTGAAAAAAGCGTATGAAGGGTAA
- a CDS encoding MetQ/NlpA family ABC transporter substrate-binding protein, with product MKLKAGLLTTVAIGAILAGCSGNKADSAEEGLLSDGVLAVGVTAGPHEDIVNEVKKLAAEEGLEIKVISFSDFVQPNTALVEGELDINSFQTGTFLDTVVEESGYDLAKIEPTISIPMGIYSEVYDDVSEIKEGDTIGIPNSPTQEGRALQLFEEAGLITLPEGSGQEVTISDIVENSLKLDFIASEAAQLPAQLQDLGAAGINSNFALDAGLNPKESGIFMENIDNLEQANYIVSRTEDKDDEAIAQFVEYYTSDEIKQFIEEEFKGALVPSW from the coding sequence ATGAAATTAAAAGCGGGATTATTAACAACAGTAGCTATTGGAGCAATTTTAGCAGGATGCAGTGGAAATAAGGCTGATTCAGCAGAAGAAGGATTGTTGAGTGATGGCGTATTAGCAGTTGGTGTAACAGCTGGCCCACATGAAGATATCGTAAATGAAGTCAAAAAATTAGCAGCAGAAGAAGGACTTGAAATTAAGGTCATTTCATTTTCGGACTTTGTTCAACCTAATACAGCACTAGTGGAAGGCGAATTAGATATCAACTCTTTCCAAACAGGTACCTTTCTAGATACTGTGGTAGAAGAAAGTGGATATGATTTGGCAAAAATAGAACCAACGATTTCTATTCCAATGGGGATTTACTCAGAAGTTTATGATGATGTAAGTGAAATTAAAGAAGGAGATACGATTGGCATCCCGAACTCGCCGACCCAAGAAGGACGTGCACTGCAATTATTTGAAGAAGCTGGGTTGATTACTTTACCAGAAGGCTCTGGGCAAGAAGTCACCATTAGCGATATCGTAGAAAATTCATTGAAGTTAGATTTCATTGCATCTGAGGCCGCACAGTTGCCAGCTCAATTGCAAGATCTGGGTGCTGCAGGTATCAATTCAAATTTTGCTTTAGATGCTGGACTGAATCCAAAAGAATCCGGAATATTTATGGAGAATATCGATAACTTAGAACAAGCCAATTACATTGTTTCCCGTACAGAGGATAAAGATGACGAAGCCATTGCACAATTTGTTGAATACTATACATCAGACGAAATCAAGCAGTTTATTGAAGAGGAATTTAAAGGGGCTCTTGTTCCCTCATGGTAA
- a CDS encoding pyridoxal phosphate-dependent aminotransferase: MTTFEPSATLKRLPKQFFSHLRAKATKLIEQGYDVIDLGIGNPDLPTPKFIIEELKVAADDSKNDQYGPYRGYDYLRKAVADYYLREYGVYVDPDTEVAVLHGSKAGIVEISQCLLNEGDTVLLPNPSYPDYLSGIALANAKVASLPLLASNNFLPEYDLVDQSVAAEAKLLFLNYPNNPTAAIATPEFFSDTVAFAQKNQICVAHDAAYGALVFDGKKPLSFLQTPGAKDVGVEFFTLSKSHNMAGWRIGFAVGNPSVIESLNVMQDHTSVSLYGGIQKAAAKALSSDQSSVKELVSIYESRRDRFLFELKDTGLEIHKPQGSFYVWIKVPKGFTSETFFDVLLNEAHVIVAPGNGFGSLGEGYVRIGLSQSDDRILEAAKRIARLAPFNVLRTEKLVSH, from the coding sequence ATGACAACATTTGAGCCATCAGCAACACTCAAACGGCTTCCGAAGCAGTTCTTTTCTCATTTGCGAGCAAAAGCTACTAAACTCATTGAACAAGGGTATGATGTGATTGATTTAGGAATTGGAAATCCTGATTTGCCAACGCCTAAATTTATAATAGAAGAATTGAAAGTTGCAGCGGATGATTCAAAAAATGATCAGTATGGTCCTTATAGAGGGTACGATTATTTAAGAAAGGCTGTTGCAGATTATTACTTACGAGAATACGGTGTATATGTGGATCCAGATACTGAAGTAGCGGTCTTACATGGATCCAAAGCTGGAATTGTTGAAATTAGCCAGTGTTTACTGAATGAAGGGGATACAGTTTTGCTACCGAATCCTTCTTATCCAGATTACTTATCAGGAATTGCTTTGGCAAATGCAAAAGTAGCTTCATTACCTTTATTGGCCAGCAACAATTTTTTACCTGAGTATGATTTGGTTGATCAAAGTGTTGCTGCTGAAGCAAAATTGCTTTTTTTGAATTATCCAAATAACCCAACCGCAGCAATTGCAACACCAGAATTTTTTTCAGACACAGTTGCATTTGCTCAAAAGAATCAGATTTGTGTAGCCCATGATGCTGCGTATGGTGCGCTTGTATTTGATGGTAAAAAGCCGTTAAGTTTTTTGCAGACTCCAGGAGCAAAAGATGTAGGAGTTGAATTCTTCACGTTATCGAAATCACACAATATGGCAGGTTGGCGCATTGGATTTGCAGTGGGGAATCCATCCGTTATCGAAAGTTTAAATGTCATGCAGGATCATACAAGTGTCAGTTTATATGGTGGTATCCAAAAGGCAGCAGCCAAGGCTTTAAGCAGTGATCAATCTTCTGTAAAAGAATTGGTGTCCATTTACGAAAGCCGTAGAGATCGATTTCTTTTTGAATTGAAAGATACAGGATTGGAAATACATAAACCACAAGGATCATTTTATGTATGGATCAAAGTGCCAAAAGGATTCACGTCAGAAACATTTTTTGATGTCTTGTTGAATGAAGCGCATGTGATCGTGGCTCCTGGAAATGGTTTTGGTTCGCTAGGTGAAGGATATGTTCGAATAGGATTGTCGCAATCGGATGATCGAATCTTAGAAGCTGCAAAAAGAATCGCTCGATTAGCGCCATTTAACGTTCTAAGGACAGAAAAATTAGTTAGTCATTAA
- a CDS encoding iron-containing alcohol dehydrogenase family protein — MSLIARTGPQEYECRVGVLDSLTEKLRVRGITKVLIIHGTDSWDKAKNYLTQLMDSDITLEFALFNGECTHEEVDRIVGLISQTQAEAVIGVGGGKLMDAVKFAADKSSGVESVLIPTLASNCAPWTPLSVMYTAEGVCLGFVIHTKQVNLLVIEPNLLLDAPVDYFVAGIADTLAKWYESDVVLSRPEYQTNALLLLSRAAALNCRDSIVNYGLQAVKDIQNQTLTPAFIQVSETIIAVSGLVGGLGDGYSRSTVAHAVHDKLTAFPETHTFLHGEKVGYGIMVQLAIEENWAEIDRLAVFYESLNLPKTLADLNLSDLTEEQLGEVAAKVAVDPILLQSQYRVSKEVIQGGMRSLENYLATTV; from the coding sequence ATGTCATTAATTGCCAGAACAGGTCCACAAGAATATGAATGCAGAGTAGGGGTATTGGATTCTTTAACGGAAAAATTGAGGGTACGTGGTATCACGAAAGTGCTGATCATTCATGGAACAGATTCGTGGGATAAAGCGAAAAATTATTTAACTCAGCTTATGGATAGTGACATCACTTTAGAATTTGCACTATTTAACGGTGAATGCACCCATGAAGAAGTTGACCGTATTGTGGGATTAATAAGTCAAACGCAAGCAGAGGCGGTCATTGGGGTAGGTGGCGGAAAACTGATGGATGCTGTTAAATTTGCAGCAGATAAGTCATCTGGTGTTGAATCAGTTCTCATTCCAACACTAGCCAGCAATTGTGCTCCATGGACCCCTCTAAGCGTGATGTATACTGCTGAAGGTGTGTGTCTCGGTTTTGTTATCCATACGAAACAAGTCAATCTATTAGTTATTGAGCCCAACCTATTGTTGGATGCTCCAGTTGATTATTTTGTTGCAGGAATTGCCGATACATTAGCCAAATGGTACGAATCGGATGTTGTCTTATCCAGACCAGAATATCAAACGAATGCGTTACTTTTATTGTCCCGTGCAGCAGCTTTAAATTGCCGAGACAGCATTGTCAACTATGGTTTGCAAGCAGTGAAAGATATCCAAAACCAAACACTGACTCCCGCTTTTATTCAAGTGAGTGAGACCATTATCGCGGTCAGCGGATTGGTAGGTGGTTTAGGGGATGGGTATTCACGTTCAACAGTCGCACATGCGGTTCATGATAAACTGACGGCTTTTCCAGAAACACACACCTTTCTACATGGAGAAAAAGTCGGTTATGGCATAATGGTTCAACTTGCTATTGAGGAGAATTGGGCTGAAATCGATCGATTAGCTGTCTTTTATGAATCGTTGAACCTACCAAAAACTTTAGCTGATTTGAATTTGAGTGATCTGACTGAGGAACAGCTGGGTGAAGTAGCCGCTAAAGTAGCAGTAGACCCTATTCTTTTGCAATCGCAATATCGAGTATCCAAAGAAGTGATCCAAGGCGGTATGCGTTCGCTTGAAAATTACTTAGCAACAACCGTATAA